In a genomic window of Mycoplasma iguanae:
- a CDS encoding ECF transporter S component, with translation MITIKQKWNNYLVKHLRFSIFDVAIAGIFLALFLIIEFISKTTITGRWALSFEIGFYILFGIVLGPFKGVFLSLISDTFSLLIFGRIGFWMIEYAIVPPFITLVAWIFFKIYLSKHKFKIFLPHITLFITVIIFYSFFIPFASNPSLVNRVEKREEISIWTIYIIATSFFIFSFIFILVNFLLFNKYKKQYLLNLIYIFSIIVLIMIVVRWLWNPYAFIVYYNRFITRGSQRTVQAYYVYYLIPAILKSIIIIPIYTIALSTILPAIFHLNKKYTSYRKHKYKK, from the coding sequence ATGATAACAATTAAACAAAAATGAAATAATTATCTTGTAAAACATTTGCGTTTTTCAATTTTTGACGTTGCTATTGCAGGAATATTTTTAGCATTATTTTTAATTATTGAATTTATTTCTAAAACAACAATTACCGGAAGATGAGCTTTAAGTTTTGAAATTGGTTTTTACATATTATTTGGAATAGTTTTAGGACCTTTTAAAGGTGTATTTTTATCGTTGATATCGGATACTTTTTCGCTTCTGATTTTTGGAAGAATTGGTTTTTGAATGATTGAATATGCAATTGTTCCTCCATTCATTACTCTGGTTGCTTGGATATTTTTTAAAATTTATCTTTCAAAACATAAATTTAAAATCTTTTTACCACATATCACTCTTTTTATTACAGTAATAATTTTTTACAGCTTTTTTATCCCTTTTGCTTCAAATCCAAGTCTGGTTAATAGAGTAGAAAAAAGGGAAGAAATTTCTATTTGAACTATTTATATAATTGCTACAAGTTTTTTTATTTTTTCTTTTATTTTTATATTAGTTAATTTTCTTTTATTTAATAAATACAAAAAACAATATTTATTAAATCTTATTTATATTTTTAGTATCATCGTTTTAATAATGATTGTAGTTAGATGACTTTGAAATCCATATGCTTTTATTGTTTACTACAACCGATTTATTACTAGAGGTTCGCAAAGAACTGTTCAAGCATATTATGTTTATTATTTAATTCCAGCAATTTTAAAATCTATTATTATAATCCCGATTTATACAATTGCTTTGTCAACAATTCTTCCAGCTATTTTTCATTTAAATAAGAAATATACAAGTTATAGAAAACATAAATATAAAAAATAA